In Terriglobia bacterium, the DNA window ATCCCCCTGGCGCAATTTGAAATCAACGGAGTAGCTTCCGAATTGCCCGGTGTAGTCAGGATATGTCAGGTGAAACGAGGAAGTTGCGTCCGGCGCGATCACCTCTGTGTCCATTCGTACCACCGCGGTTTCCAGCAGGCTCCCGTCCGCGGCATAGAGGCGCACCGTCGCATCGAGTTTCTCAATGGGCTGGGTCGAAATATTACGGATCACCCCTCGAATGTGGAACTCCTTGCCCTTGGTCTCGTCGCCAAGATAAAGGAGCGAGATCCTTTCCTGGGGCAGAGGGGGCGCATTTCTGAGCCGCAGGTTCAGGGCCACGCGGTCAATGGTTCCCGCAGGCAGCAGAATCAGGATAAAGCCGGCCGCGACGCAGAGAGCGAGCAAAATGAGAGCGCCGCGCATCACATCAGCCAGAATCGTAGAGCCGGAGTGCACGGAGTGTTCAAACATCTGCGGACCAGCCGGTGCGGGCGCGGTCTCAGCCGGGGCAGCGTGCGCGCGCGCCTTGCGAACCCGGCTGCTGTGGAGCTGATAAAGGAGGAACGCCAGCACCAGCAGGATTGCGAACACCACCAATCCCAGGCGTATCGTAAGCGGATTGTATGTCAGGAGCAGGGTGGGCATCGGGCTAGGCGGCAGGCCGTTTCTTTATCGGCGGCGGAGGTGTAGGTTTCTTGTCCCAAAATCCTTTATTGTCCTTGAACTCGGGCTCCGTACCGAGCAACTTCATGCTGATCTTGCCCAGGACACGTTTTTCTACAGAACCCAATGACTGCAGTTCCACCCATTTTTCCGCGCCGTCGGAGTTCCGGTTCAGGGCCTGGATTTTACTCCGGACCGTGACGAGCGTCTCGGAGGGCGATACGACTTCGAATGACGTTTCGACCACGTACTGCGCTCTAAGCCAGCTCCCGGTGATGGTGTCGGTTTTGATCGCGATCTTATCCACTTCGGAGGAGGTGAGCGCCCCTGAAATGAATTCGTAAGGCCGGGTGATCAGACGCCCCGCTTTGGGATCATCGAGCTCAATCCGATAGCCTAATTGCTCGAGCACCGCGCGGGATGCGCGCATGACCAGTTCCCGCCTGTTTATGAACTTGATCGGATCGGGAAGGGAAGGTTTCGCCTGCTGGGCCGGCACAGGCGAGGCCGTCGTCATCATTCCCAGGACCCACGTCACCAGGAGTACTTTAACGTATTGATATATCATAGACTTTCCGTGCACGCCGCAATCCTATCATCCTGCTTCCGTCAAGTCAACCGCGGTCAAAAGCGACACAACATCCACGAAGAAACCTGTTTTCGTGGATTTCGTACTAATTACCTACAAATCCTCGCGATCTAGGCAAGAAAAGCAAGAGATCAACGCTGAGGTCGCAGAGGCCGCGGAGGATTTTCGCTTCTGCGTGAGCTTTCTTCGCGACCTCGGCGTTGAGGCTTTCGGTTGCGGATATTCCGCGCCGTGTCATTCATGGCGGCTCTGTCTTCGCTTTTGGTAGCGTGCCACGGCAAGTAGGTGTGACCGCAGATTCCTGGAAAAAGCGTGCGTGCCGTCATTTCGGGATACATAGTAGAAATAGTCGCTCACTGCGGGGCCCAGGGCTGCCTGAAGAGAAGCTGCACCGGGATTCGCAATCGGCCCCGGCGGGAGGCCGGGGTGGACGTAGCTGTTGTAGGGGGAGGAGATTCCCAGATCCTCTTTGCGGAGATTGCCATGGTAGGTTCCCGCCAGCTTGAGGGCATAGATTATGGTCGGATCGCAGGCCAGCGGCATTTTCGCGCGCAAGCGGTTCGTCAGTACGGAGGCAACCAGACGCCGTTCGTCATCGGCCTTGGCCTCCTTTTCGATCATGGACGCCAGCGTCACGATCTGAGCAATGGTCCAGCCGGGCGGGAGCGGGTCGGCCGCACGCATCGTCGAAAAGCGCGTCCGGAACTCCACGACCATGGCCTTCAACATTTCCTCAGGTGTCGTGTGTCGCGAGAAACGGTAGGTATTGGGGAAAAGATAGCCTTCAAGACTCGCGGCTCGGGGATCGAGATCGGAAATCCAGTCAACCCTGCCGAGCAACTCATCCATTTCCTTCTCGTTGCCGAGACCGCTGCGGGCGATGAGGGCAACGGTTTCCTGCGCAGTCAGACCTTCCGGAATGGTGATGGTGCGGTAAAAGACGTCACCCTGAACCAGACGCTGGACGACCTGTGCCGGACGCGCCGGCGAACTGAAGCGGTATTCGCCTGCCCGCAGGCGCCGGCCCAGCCCGGTCCAGCGCACATAGATGAGGAATGGCAGCTTGTGATGCAGTATGCCGCCGGCTTGCAGCGCGGCACCGATTGCGTCGGTCCCGGCACCGTGCGGGATGTCGACGAAAGTTTCGGTGCCTTCGGCGCCGTAGTAAGGGGTGGCGAGCTCCTGTTGCAGCCAGAGCGCGGCTGCTCCCGTGAGTGCCAACAGGCCCAGGATTATTCCGGCCAGCCAGCGTCGCACTTCTTATGCCTCCCTCAAAAATCGCTCCAGAATGAAGGCGGCGGCTAGCGAGTCGACTGTGCGATACCTGCGCTGCTGCCGGGCGGTCATGTCTCTCCACATTTCTGCTGCCTCAACAGTCGAGAGCCGCTCATCCACTTCCCACACGGGCAGACTCAACTCCTGGCGCAATTGTCCCATAAAGTGCCGGACCCGTTGTGCCGATTCGCCGGCGGTGCCGTTCATGTTAAGCGGGAGCCCCACTACAAGCGACTCGATGGCGTGCTCCTTGACCGAGGCCTTGAGCCGGTGGAGTAAAGCGCGCCGGTTTTGGTTCGGGATGGAGGGGAGCGGGCGGACCACTATACCCAGCTCATCACTTGTGGCAAGCCCGACGTTCCTGCTCCCATAGTCCAATGCCAGGATTCGACCGCGACGCACGCAGTCATTGGACCACAAGCTCCGGATACCGTCAACCAGCCAATAAAGCCCAGCCCCGAACAAATTGGCGCGGGCACAGCCGCATCCAAGAAACCTCAACGCCAAGTTCGCTGAGAGCGCCGAGACGGCAGAACACTTAACCTGAATCACCCATAAAGCAGAAGCGTACGCCCGTGAAGAGCAACAAAATCGGACGCGGATACACGCATGCAGGAGCTCCTGCACGCCGACGAAGGCCGAACGATCGGCGAGGGTCAGCGTTTTTCCGCGTCCAAAACCGCATTTTGGTGGCACATTCATGAATGACCCGGGTTAAGGCTCTTGCCTGCGGCGCAATGGCCCGGAGGGGCTCGGGCGCCTGTTAAGGATTCTCCCGTGGAATTGTTTGCCGCTGGGACGGTAATACTATATAATTCTGCAGTTTCGATGTTGGGCTGTCGGAGGAACAATGCTGCGAAAAGGTAAGATAGTGGTTTTTGTATGTTCGGCGCTGGTCGTCCTATATTGTATTTCTGCGGCCTTTTACGAAAAGGTTTCTGCCGGGAATGAAGCCTACCCGGCACTTAACGTCTTCATGGACGCGCTGGCGAGGATCGACTCCGACTATGTGGAGGCTCCGGACATGAACAAAGTCCAGGAAGGAGCCATGCGTGGATTGATCGAAGCCCTCGATCCCTACAGCACTTTCCTCACCGCAGATCAGGTTCGTGGCCTGGATAGCCGCAAGGACAAGACCGCGGATGTCGGCGTAGTTCTGTCCAAACGTGCTAACATCATCTGTGTCGTCGCGACGGCACGAAACGGTCCTGCGGCGGCGGCGGGAATGCGTGCGGGTGACTACCTGGTTTCCATTGATGGCATAAATGTGGAAGACAAGAGCATTATCGAGGCTGAAAGCCTTCTCCGGGGAGCTGCGGGGAGCAAGGTGAAGGCAACGGTTTTTCGCGGATCCCAGACAAAGCCGACCGAGCTTGAGATGGTCCGCAAGAACGAAGAGCCTGTTGCCGTCGGCTCACGCATGCTGGACGGTCATATTGGAGTGCTCGAGATCCCCTCTCTCTCAGCGCCGGTACTGGAGCAGGCCCGGATCAAACTGAAGACCCTCATCTCCGCCGGGGCGCAGAAATTGCTTCTGGATTTAAGGGACTGTGCAAATGGAGAGCCGGTCAACGGAGCGGAGTTGGCCAATTTCTTCCTCAAGAGTGGTGGGATTTATACCAGCAAAACACGCGGCGGCGAAACGGTCCTGGACGTCAAAGCGGCCCCTGAAAAGTTCATTACGGACCTTCCGATGGTGGCATTGATTAACGGTTCAACGGCAGGGCCGGCCGAAATTGCTGCCGGAGCCCTCCAAGGCAACGGAAGGGCGTTTGTCGTCGGCGAGAAGTCTTTCGGGATCGGCTCGTTGCAGAAACGGATAGAGTTGAAAAGCGGAGCGATGCTGATCCTGTCTACGGCCAAGTTCTATACGCCGGACGGCAAAATGATTGAGAATGACGAGACTTTGCGGGATACCGGCATCAAACCGGATGTGGAGTCGCCCGATGAGGATCGGCTTCAGAGTCTGCTCGTGGATGCATACTTTGATGCGCAGGACGACGCTGCCAAATACAGGCAATTGGAAGACAAAGTGAGTCAGGAGCAGTTTGACAAGGCCCTTGAGGTCCTGAAAAAGGGTGTGGTGCCCCTTAAACGTGCCGCATAGCTGGAATTGGCTGGGAATAGTGTTGACACCTTTTCAGCCTTTCTGATAGCTTTAGTCCCTGTTTTTTAGGCGCGTAGCTCAGGGGGAGAGCACTTCCTTGACGCGGAAGGGGTCAGCGGTTCAAATCCGCTCGCGCCTACCAGGCCACCGCACAGGAGCCATGACCCGTTTAGGGAAAACCGCGATGAAGGCTGCGCCCCGGTTTCAAATCATTTCCTCCACGCAATTTACAAACTAATGAACAAGGAAGGTGTGCACCTTTCTTCTGGCCTCGTGCTCCGAGGCGTCAAGAGTGAGGGTTCACGTTAAAGTTATGGCGCTGAAAGTAATATATGCTGACGGCAGAACGGGGGAGATCGACGATCCCAACGAGCAGCTGGAGGTATATCGCCACAGCACTTCGCATCTGATGGCGGCGGCAGTGAGCGCGTTGTTCCCGGGCACACACCTGGGCATCGGGCCGGCCATCAGCGAGGGCTTCTACTATGACTTCGAGCGTTCGGAGAGCTTCGGCGAAGCCGATCTTCCAAGAATCGAAGAGAAAATGAGGGAACTGGTCGGGCAGAAGCTCAAATACGAACCCAGCATCATTTCCCAGCAGGAAGCGGTCGACTACTTCTCAGGCCGGGGCGAGCATCTCAAGGTCGAGCTGATCCGGGAAAAGGCGGGGCAGACCCTCTCCTGCTACCGACTGGGTGATCTGGTCGATTTTTGCACCGGCCCGCACGTTCTTTCCACCGGTTCGATTGATCCCCAGACCTTCCGGCTCCTCAGCATCGCCGGTTCGTACTGGAAGGGCGACGAGCACAACGAGCAGCTGCAGCGGATTTACGGAACGTCCTTCATGACGCGTGCCGAGCTGGAAACCTATCTGATTCAGATCGAGGAAGCGAAGAAGCGGGACCATCGCAAGCTGGGGCGTGAACTCGACCTGTTCAGCATCTCCGAGGAAGCGGGGCCTGGTCTGATCTTCTGGCACCCCAAGGGCACGCGCGTGCGCATGGCCATTGAGAAATTCCTCACGCCCGAGCTCATCAACCGGGGCTACGACTTCGTCACGACTCCGCATGTGGCTCGCAACACGCTCTGGAAAACCTCCGGGCACTACGAGTACTACCGCGAGAACATGTACGTATTCAACATCGAGGACGAAGAGTTCGTCATCAAGCCGATGAATTGCCCGGGCCATATCCAGGTGTATCAATCCAGGATGCGCAGTTACCGTGACCTGCCGCAGCGCTATGCCGAGTACGGAACGGTGTACCGCTATGAGAAGAGTGGTGTTTTACACGGCATGCTGCGGGTGCGCGGCTTCACCCAGGACGACGCCCATATCTTCTGCACCCGCGATCAGGTCTATGGTGAAATCCTTGCCTTGTTGGATCTCGTTCTTTTCGTGATGAAGAGCTTCGGATTCGACAGGTACAAGGTGGAGCTCTCGGTTCGCGACGAGGCAAAGCAGGAGAAATATGCCGGTACTGCGGATGATTGGGCCATGGCGGAGGGAGCCCTGGTACAGGCGATGAAAGACAAGGGCATGGAGTGGAAGCGCATGGAAGGGGAAGCGGTCTTCTACGGTCCGAAGATCGATGTCAAACTCATCGACGCGATCGGCCGCCCTTGGCAACTCTCGACGGTCCAGTTCGACTTTACCCTGCCGAAGCGTTTCGATCTGAAGTACATAGGGCCGGATGGCCAGGCGCATCAGCCCGTGATGCTCCATCGTGCGATCCTGGGCTCCGTGGAGCGTTTCTTCGGGGTCCTGATCGAACACTATGCGGGTGCTTTCCCGATCTGGCTCGCGCCTGTGCAGGTTACGGTGATCCCCATTTCGGAACGTCATCATGCGTATGCACAGCAGGTCAACATACGGCTTCGGGAAGCCGGGTTGCGGACGGAACTTGATGACAGAAGCGAGAAGATGGGGTACAAGATTCGCGAGGCGCAGACGCAGAAGGTTCCCTATATGCTCATTGTCGGCGACAAGGAAGTGGAGCAGGGCAAGGTCTCGGTGAGGAATCGTTTTCAGGGAGACGAGGGCGGCCAGACATTGGACAGCTTTTTGGCCAGAATCAGAGAATATATTAATGCCCGGGCGGCGCGTCCCTAGCCTCGGGACGACAATGCGCTTCCCCAACAGCGAGAAGGAGGTCGACAATCAAACAAATCAGAGTTCGCATAAACGAGATGATTCGGGCCAAGGAAATTCGCGTCATCGACGAGAATGGCGAACAGTTGGGGATCATGGCTCCCGAGCAGGCTCTCGCCAGCGCACGTGAGCGTGACCTGGATCTCGTTGAGGTAGCCCCAGGCGTCACGCCGCCCGTATGCCGCATCATGAATTACGGCAAGTTTCAGTATCAGAAAAGCAAGCGGGCGCACGATGCAAAGAAACATCAGAAGCAGGTGGTTCTAAAGGAAGTCAAGTTCCGGCCCAAGACCGAGGAACATGATTACCAGTTTAAAAAGAACCACATCGTCCGTTTTCTGACGGATGGCGACAAGGCAAAGGCTACGGTTGTCTTCAGAGGTCGGGAGATGACTCATCAGGAAATCGGTCGCCGGCTCATGGAGCGGCTCCTCGGCGATCTGGTAGAGCTTGCCGAGGTGGAGAAAGCTCCCAGAATGGAAGGGTACGCACTGGTAGCGATCTTCGCACCGAAGAAAAATTAGTTCTGCCCCGGCTTTTGCGGCGGGACGGATTGCGCGAAACCGAATGACTGGATAAGGAGAGAGTTGTGAGAAAGCGGAAGACAAACCGGAGCGCGGCCAAGCGCTTCAAGGTGACGGGAACGGGCAAGATCGTGCGTCACCGCAGCCACCACCGGCATATCTTGACCAAGAAGCCGCGCAAGAGAGTCAGAAAGCTGGCGACTGCGGCGCTGGTGAGCAAAGCCGACACCCATCGCGTCAAGAAGATGCTGAACATTTAAGTGCTGCCGTCGTCCCCGCAGGAATGGGGTGACAAGGCCGCCATACTTTGGAGTGTAGAAATGCCGAGAGTAAAAAGAGGAAACAAGCGGATCGAGCGGCGCAAAAAGATCCTCAAGCTCGCCAAAGGGTACCGCCTGACGAAAAGCAAACTGCACCGGTCTGCGCGGGAATCGGTCGAGCGCGGGCTGCGCTTCGCATACCGTGATCGCCGCACCAAGAAACGCAACTTCCGCCGGCTTTGGATCGTGCGGGTCGGCGCGGCCGCGCGGCACAATGACATGTCCTACAGCAAGTTTATGCTCGGGTTGAAGAAGGCGTGCGTCGAGCTTGACCGCAAGGTTCTGGCGGACATCGCCATCCAGGATCCCGAGACGTTTACCCGCCTCACGGAAACCGCGAAGGCGGCACTGGCGGCTGCGTAGGATTGATTCCAGTTCGAACTATGGAGCGCCCGGTGTCCGCGCCGCCGGGCGCTTTTTTTTAAGAGTCAGGCGTCAGAATAGAAGTCGGGAAGCGACTGCTGGTGGTTTGAAGTTATTTCTCGATGCTCCTATTCAGGCTCTGATGCGCAATTTCCGGCCGCCGATCCGGATGTTTGCTGCTGACTCCTGACCCCTGCTTTCGGAGGCTGTCGATGAGTGCTTCGATCGAAGAACTACGCGAACAGTTCGAAGAGGATCTGTCCCGAGCGGCGAGTCTCGATCGGGTGAAGAGCGTGCGCGACAAATGGCTGTCGCGGGAGAGTGGCATCATCACCGGCGAGATGAAGCGGCTTAGGGATCTTCCCAGGGAGGAACGCCCTGCTTTCGGTCAGGCGATGAACCAATTGCGCGAATTCGTCGAGCACCGACTCGCGGAGGTGCGCACCGCAGTCGAAGAAGCCGAGGTGCTGAAGAGCCGCAAACCCATCGACGTCACGCGGCCTGGCTTCCCTTATGCGTTGGGCGCACAGCATCCGATTAAGCGCCTGCAGGAAGAAATCGAGCAGGTCTTTCTCAGCCTGGGCTTCAAGGTTTTCGATCTTCCCGAGGTCGAGACCGACTACTACAACTTCGAAGCCTTGAATATGCCGCGCAATCACCCGGCGCGGGATGCGCAGGATACCTTCTATTTCGATGACAACCTGCTCTTGCGCACCCACTGCTCCACCGTGCAGGTGCACTCGATGGAAACGATGAAGCCCCCGATTCGGGCGGTTTGCACCGGGAGGGTTTATCGCAGGGATCCCTTTGATGCCACCCATTCGCCCATGTTCAACCAGGTCGATGTTCTCGTGGTGGACGAGGGCATTACCATGGGCGACCTGAAAGGAACGCTGGAGATCTTTCTTAAGCGCGTCTTCCATCCGGATATCCGCATGCGCCTGCGCCCGGGTTTTTTCCCCTTTGTGGAGCCCGGCGCTGAAGTCGATATCAGCTGCATCTTCTGCCTTGGAATCGGATGCCGCATCTGCAAGCAGAGCGGCTGGATTGAAATCCTGGGTGCAGGAATGGTACATCCCAAAGTGTTGCGCATGTCCGGCGTTGACGACTCGCGATTTTCCGGATTTGCCTGGGGCATGGGCATTGACCGGGTGGCTATTCTCAAGTACGGCGTCGATGATATCCGCCTCTTTTTTGAGAACGACCTCCGGTTTTTGAACCAGTTCTAAACGTTCAAGATTGAAGGCTCAGCCACGGATTGCGTGGAGCGGCATTGCCGCAGATAATAATGGGCAGGATCATGACCGCCAGGACGCCAGGACACCAAGAAGACCCGGTCCCCTCGCGGCCCGGCGTCCCGGCGGCTTGACGGTCTCCCTGGTGCGACATTATGAAGATCAGTATCGAGTGGTTACAGGAGTTTCTCGATTTGCCGGAGAACCTTACCGCGCTGCGCGAAGACCTGACCATGGCGGGCCTTGTGGTCGAATCGGCCTCCGAGGTCGGTGGCTCTCCGGTACTCGAAGTCGAGGTTACATCGAACCGCCCCGACTGCCTTTGCTACCTTGGAATTGCGCGGGAAATCGCCGCGCGTTACGGGAAGCGGCTCAAGCCTCTTCCCACAGCCAAAGTGCTGCGCGTCTCGGAGGAGAGGATACCGTACTCGATCGAGATCCGGGATCCGGACCTTTGTCCACGTTACGCAGGGCTGGTTCTCGACGGCATCCGCGTGGCACCGTCTCCTGCCTGGATGCAGCGCCGCCTGGAAGCCTCCGGCATGCGGCCGGTGAACAACATCGTGGACATCACCAACTATGTCCTGCTTGAACGCGGCCACCCGTTGCACGCTTTCGATTTCGACCGTTTGCATGAAGGGAGAATTGTCGTAGCGCGCGCCCGCCTGGGACAAAAAATGGCGACCCTGGATGGGGTAGAGCGTGAACTGGATGAACAGATGCTGCTCATCCATGATGGTGCCGGGCCGGTCGCCATTGCCGGCGTGATGGGCGGCCGTGATTCGGAGATCGGCGACACGACGCAAAGGGTTCTGCTCGAGTGCGCCTATTTCCAACCTGCATCGATTCGACGCACCTCGAGGAAACTCGGGCTCTCGACGGAGGCGAGCTACCGCTTTGAGCGCGGAGCCGACTGGAACGGGCCGCTCGCCTCCATCGCACGCACCTGCTACCTGATGCGGCGGCTTGCCGGCGGGCACATCGCCGGGAGCGTGCAGGATATTTATCCCGCACCGATCGCGCCCGTCCAGATCGAACTCGCCCGCGTGCATGCCGAGTCATTACTCGGAGTCAGCCTGACGCCGGCATTTGTGGAATCCACTCTCAAGCGCCTGAATTTCAAACCTGCGCGCAGGGGTAAAGGAAGGTGGCTGGTTCAGTGTCCCTCCTACCGGGCAGACATGGAACTGGAGGCCGATCTCATTGAAGAGGTTGCCCGCTTTTATGGATACCAGAACATACCCACCACCGTCCCGGCGAGCAAGCGTGCCGGCGAGCCATCACCCATTCATCCCTGCGAGCGGGCTGCCAGGCGCATTCTCCTTGGCTTGGGCTACAGTGAAACCATGAACCTCAGCTTTGCCGGCGAGCAGGAAAACCGCCGTTTCCCGCCGACCCAGGGACAGCCACTCGAAATCCGGAATCCGCTGACGGAGGAAACACAATTCCTGCGGGGATATCTGGCTCCGGGATTGATCAGGACCGCAAGGCACAACTTCAACCACAATCAGCGCGTGGTGCGCGTCTTCGAGATCGGAAAGGTGTTCCACCGAAAAGAGGACGGCACCGTTGTCGAGCGCAACACCCTGGGGATTCTCGGGACTGGCGCTGCGGCCGGACGGAACTGGCATAACAATGCCGCCAACTATGATTTCCATCACCTCAAAGGCGCGATCAGCGGACTGCTGGCAGGATTGCGCTGTGCGCCGGCCGACATAGTTCCCACTTCGCAATTAGTCTGGCTCGCGGATGCCGGCGCCGCTGCACTCATGGTGGACGGCCGGCGCTTCGGAGTGATGGGGGCTCTACATCCCGATCTCGAAGAGGAATTCAAACTGAAACAGCCCGTGTTCCTTGCCGAGATCGACTTTCAGGGACTCTACCCATATCTGTTTTCGCCAGTCCGCTTCGAGCCTCTGCCCCGATTTCCGGCGGTGGAGCGTGATATTTCAATTGTGGTTCCCCAGGACACAAGCTATGGCGAGTTGCGGCATGGGATCCTCGGTTTGGGGATCCCTGAATTGGCCACTCTGGATCTAGTGGACGTTTACGAAGGGGGCCAGATTCCTTCGGGCAGGGTGAGCATGACCCTTCGGTTTACCTTCCTCGATCGCGAAGCGACCCTCACAATTGACCGGGTGCAGGGCTTTAGCGATAATATCCGGTCCTTTCTGCGTGACCACTTCGGCGCCGAAAACAGATAAGGTGAACATGACCGAGAAAAACAGTCAGTTGGAGCTCACCGGTCTGGAGCGCTTCGGCCATCTTGAAGACAAGATCTTTCGGGTGGTGGAAGCTTTCAAGGCCATCCGACAAGAGAATGAAACCCTGCAGGCCGAGAATCAGAAACTGAAGAATGAGATGGAGGCCTTGCGCCAGAACGAGGCCGGGTACAGCCAGAATCTGGCTCAGCTCCAGAAAGAGCGGGAAGCGTTGCGCGAACGGGTGGAAAAAGCCCTGAGCCTTCTGGCGACGTTAGAGGTAAGATAATCCCGCGGTGCAGATATGCTGCCAGCAGCGGGGTGTGCCATGACTGATCCGCAATCCGGCGTCGTCAACGTCAAGATTTACGATCGTGAGTATGCTCTGCGCACCAGCGGCGATACGGAGCGACTGCGCTCTCTATGCTCCTGCCTCGATACGCGGATGCGCGAACTGGCTGCCTCGTCGGGCTCGGTCGACACCTTGAAGGTGGCGGTGCTGGCCGCCTTGAGCCTCGCCGACGAACTCTACCGCTCCCGAGAGGCGCTCCAGAACATGGATGACGCCGTGAGCCGCCGTTCTCTCGCCTGTGTGTCGATACTTGACCGCTTCCTCTGTTGATCCGACCTCCGACTTCAGTAGTTGTTCAGGGCGTTCCTCAAGCGAAGGGGAATCAGAAGTCTGGAATCATGCTGGGATATTGATGCGAGTAATGGAGATAGCTAGTCCGCTGGACTCTTCGATTTCGACGACGGCTCCGCAAAAACGGAGATTGCCCGACGCCGGCTCCAGGCGAGCAGGGATTTGTTTGAGGAATCGTTCCAGTGCGAGGTCGGGTATTGATCCGATGACGGAATCGTAGGGGCCAGTCATGCCGAG includes these proteins:
- the zapB gene encoding cell division protein ZapB, giving the protein MTEKNSQLELTGLERFGHLEDKIFRVVEAFKAIRQENETLQAENQKLKNEMEALRQNEAGYSQNLAQLQKEREALRERVEKALSLLATLEVR
- a CDS encoding cell division protein ZapA produces the protein MTDPQSGVVNVKIYDREYALRTSGDTERLRSLCSCLDTRMRELAASSGSVDTLKVAVLAALSLADELYRSREALQNMDDAVSRRSLACVSILDRFLC